The Phlebotomus papatasi isolate M1 unplaced genomic scaffold, Ppap_2.1 HiC_scaffold_702, whole genome shotgun sequence genome has a segment encoding these proteins:
- the LOC129809365 gene encoding vitellin-degrading protease-like, whose translation MKVLFCLAVLFATWISPSIARSTNNRIVGGEDFTIEQVPYQASLIYNDNHWCGAVLLRQNFAITAAHCFDVPDFNNFREVYRIRVGSTYINREGIVATLIDVTLHPQFDVDTYNFDVAVIQICDCFTWTERIQPIALPAANQHTPEGSLGLVTGWGRLWYQGPIPDILQGAEMPILNRDRCLETYAQINPITDSMFCAGSFYGGLDSCHGDSGGPMVLNGEVIGLVSWGIACAQVDFPGVYTNISFLRPWIDQQLP comes from the exons ATGAAGGTGCTGTTTTGTCTTGCTGTGCTCTTTGCAACATGGATTAGTCCATCCATTGCGAGGTCCACCAACAATCGTATTGTTGGTGGAGAAGACTTTACCATTGAGCAAGTGCCCTACCAGGCATCTCTCATCTACAATGATAATCATTGGTGTGGTGCAGTGCTACTTCGTCAGAACTTTGCCATTACTGCTGCCCACTGTTTCGATGTGCCAGATTTCAATAATTTCCGAGAGGTATATCGCATCCGCGTAGGATCAACTTACATTAATCGTGAGGGAATTGTTGCTACGCTGATCGACGTGACGCTTCATCCGCAATTCGACGTAGATACCTACAATTTTGACGTGGCAGTGATTCAGATCTGTGACTGTTTCACCTGGACAGAACGTATCCAACCAATCGCACTTCCGGCCGCCAATCAGCACACACCCGAGGGTAGCCTTGGGCTTGTTACTGGTTGGGGAAGACTTTGG TACCAAGGCCCCATTCCAGATATTTTGCAAGGAGCTGAAATGCCAATTCTCAATCGAGATCGTTGCCTAGAGACATACGCTCAAATCAATCCCATCACAGATTCAATGTTCTGTGCTGGATCCTTCTACGGTGGTCTTGATTCCTGCCATGGAGATTCTGGTGGCCCAATGGTCTTAAATGGAGAAGTGATTGGATTGGTGTCGTGGGGCATTGCATGTGCTCAAGTAGACTTCCCTGGAGTCTACACGAACATCAGTTTCCTAAGACCCTGGATCGACCAACAACTACCTTAA